The stretch of DNA AGTTGCGGGACATCGTCGCGGGAGGCGTAGCGCTGTCGCCGACCGGCGAGGTGCTCGTCGAGGAGAGCGTGCTCGGCTGGAAAGAGTACGAGATGGAGGTCATGCGCGACAGTAGCGACAACACCGTCATCATCTGCGCCATCGAGAACTTCGATGCGATGGGCGTGCACACCGGTGACTCCATTACCGTGGCTCCTGCCCAGACCCTGACCGATCGCGAGTATCAGGCCATGCGTGACGCGTCGATAGCCATCATGCGTGAGATCGGCGTGGAGACCGGCGGGAGCAACGTGCAGTTCGCAATCAACCCGGTAGACGGGCACATGGTCGTCATCGAGATGAACCCCCGGGTGTCACGCTCCAGCGCACTCGCGTCGAAAGCAACGGGCTTCCCGATCGCGAAGTTCGCTGCCAAACTCGCCGTCGGCTACACCCTCGATGAGATTTCCAACGACATAACGAAGAAGACGCCGGCGTGCTTCGAGCCGAGCATCGACTACACCGTCGTGAAGGTTCCCCGCTGGGCGTTTGAGAAGTTCAAGGGCACTGACGAGACCCTCACTACCAGGATGAAGTCGGTGGGAGAAGTGATGGCGATCGGCCGCACCTTCGAGGAGGCGCTCGGCAAGGCGATGCGCTCTCTCGAGAACGGCCGGCTGGGCCTCGGGGCCGACGGCAAGGACTCCTTCGACGAGCACAAGTTCGACATCCGGCTTGCGACGCCTACAGAGAAGCGCATCTACTACATCGCCGAGGCCTTCCGGCGGGGGCGCAGCGTGGAAGACGTGCACCACCTCTCGCACGTGGATCCCTGGTTCCTTGGCCGGATCGAAGCGATGGTCGTTGTCGAGCGAGGACTGGCTGGTCGCGCATTGGCGGACATCTCCGCCGATGAGATGCGCGACGCGAAGCAGCATGGGCTGTCTGACCCGCAGATCGCGCACCTTACAGGTTCGACTGAGGCAGAGGTGCGCGTCAGAAGGCTCGACCTCAGGGTGAAGGCTACGTTCAAGTCGGTCGATACCTGCGCGGCCGAGTTCGAAGCGAGCACGCCCTACTACTACAAGACATACGAGACCGAGGACGAAGTCGCCCCGAGCGAGCGACCCAAGGCGATGATCCTCGGTGCGGGGCCGAACAGGATCGGGCAGGGCATCGAGTTCGACTACTGTTGCGTTCACGGCGCGTACGAACTGCACGACCTTGGCTACGAGACCATCATGGTCAACTGCAATCCCGAGACGGTGTCGACCGACTACGATACGAGCGACCGCCTCTACTTCGAGCCGCTGACCTTTGAAGACGTCATGGATATCTGCGACGCCGAGAAGCCTGCGGGAGTGCTCGTGACGTTCGGCGGCCAGACACCGCTCAAGCTCGCGCATGCGCTCGAAGCTGCAGGCGTGCCCATCCTGGGCACGAAGCCGGAGGCTATCGACCTGGCCGAGGACCGACGGCGCTTCTCCGCCGTGCTCGACGGCCTCGGCATCAAGTACCCGGCTGCGGGAACCGCGACGAGCTTTGAAGAGGCGGTCGAGGTCGCAGGGCGCATCGGATTCCCACTCCTGGTGCGTCCGAGCTATGTCCTTGGCGGGCGAGGAATGGTGATCGCGTACAACGAGGAATACCTGGAGCGGTACATGGCCGAGGCCGTCAGCGTCTCGCCGGACCATCCGGTGCTGCTCGACCGCTTCCTGGAGGGTGCGGTCGAGGTCGATGTCGATGCGGTCTGTGACGAGCAGACCGTCTACATCGGTGGTGTTATGGAGCACATCGAGGAGGCCGGCATCCATTCGGGTGATTCTGCCTGCTGTATTCCGCCCTTCTCGCTCGGCGAAGACACAATAGAGGAGATCAAGGGTCATGCGCGGGCGCTGGCGCTCGCGCTCGGCGTGTGCGGACTCATCAACATCCAGTTCGCGGTGAAGGACCAGGCGGTCTACGTTCTAGAGGTCAATCCGCGAGCGAGCCGCACGGTGCCGTTCGTGAGCAAGGCGACCGGTGTCCCGCTCGCGAAGGTGGCCGCTCGGGTCGTGGCCGGCCACAAGCTCGCGGAGATGGACCTGCCCGATGAGGGTCGCGAGCTCGGACGCTTCTGTGTGAAGGAGGCGGTCATGCCCTTTGGGCGCTTCCCGGGTGCGGACACCGTCCTCGGCCCGGAGATGAAGTCGACCGGCGAGGTCATGGGAGTGGCCGATGACTTCCCGACGGCCTACGCGAAGTCCCAGCTTGCAATCGACTACTCACTGCCCAGGGGAGGCGCTGCGTTCGTCTCTGTGTGCGATCGCGACAAGCGAGCGATCGTGCCGGTGGTCAAGCAGTTGCATCAACTCGGGTTCAAGATCCTGTCCACCCGCGGAACCGCCAAGACACTGCGCGCGGCCGGCATCCCGGTCACGGAGGTCCTGAAGAAGCACGAAGGCCGTCCCAACATCGTGGACGCTGTCGTCAACGATGAGGTCCAGCTTGTTATCAACACGCCGTTCGGACAGGAAACGCGTTCGGACGGGTACCACATTCGCACGGCGGCCGTGCAGCACGGAGTCCCGAACATCACGACCATTCCGGCCGCGACCGCGGTCGTTCAGGCGATCGAGGCCATCAAGGACGGTCGGCTGAACGCCGTGGCGCTCCAGGACTTCCAGGATGTGTCGCCGTGAATTGCGACGCCGACCATACGGGCGCGCGGCCCGCGCTCGAGCCGGCGCTGGTAGTCGCCAACGATCGCGTGGGTACCGGAGTGGGCCTGCTAGTTCTCGAGACGCCCCGGGTGGCGGCGCACGTGCGGCCAGGACAGTTCGTGCACCTCAGGGTCGCGCGGGGACGTGACTTCATCCTGCGCAGGCCGTTCTCCGTGCATCGCGTTTCCGGAGATCGCATCGAGATCCTGTACCAGGTTCTCGGTGTCGGCACCCGGGAGATGGCGACGGCGTCGCCCGGCGCCGAGATGGATCTCATTGGCCCGCTCGGTCGTGGATGGGCCGTGCCGGAGCGTCTCGAACATGCGCTTCTGGTCGCAGGAGGGCTTGGCGCGGCACCGCTCGGCATGCTCGCCGAGGAGCTTGCGACCGCGGGGGTCGCGGTCACGGTCGCGCTCGGTGCGCCCACGGCCGTGCGTCTCGTGGCGCGCGAGGTCTTCGAGCGCACCGCGAGACGGGTCGAGGTCGCTACGGAGGACGGCAGCTCGGGAGAAGCAGGCCTGGTGACGAAGGTGACCGGACGGTTGCTTGCGGCGGACACCTTCGATGTCGCGTATGTTTGCGGTCCCGAGGCCATGCAGCGCGCTGTGGCGGAGCAGTGCTCCTCGGCAGGTGTGGCGTGCCAGGTCTCGCTGGAGCGGCTCATGGCGTGCGGTATCGGTGCGTGCCTGTCTTGTGTGGTCACGACCACGACCGGCCTGAAGCGTGCCTGCGCAGACGGGCCGGTCTTCGACGCCGAGGAGGTGCTTTGGGATGCGACCGAGATACCGCCCAGGCATTAGGCGTTCGTGCACGGATTTGCGGGAGGTGGCGTCGTGACCGTCGACATGCGCGTGCGCATCAGCAGCCTTGAGCTGCGCAATCCCGTCATGACCGCTTCCGGGACGTTCGCGTCGGGACGGGAGTACGCGGACTTCATGGACCTCGGACGTCTGGGGGCCCTGGTCACGAAGGGCGTGTCAGTCGAGCCGTGGATTGGCAATGCGAGCCCGCGCATCGCCGAGACAGCAAGCGGAATGCTGAACTCGATCGGACTGCAGAACCCCGGTGTGGAGGCGTTCTGCGCCCGGGACCTTGTCTGGCTCGGCGACATCGACGTTCCTTTGATCGTGAACGTGTCCGGCAACACGGTCGCCGAGTACGTTGGCGTGATCGAACGTCTCGAGGCAGAGTCCCGGGTCGACGGCTACGAAGTGAATATCTCGTGCCCCAACGTGGACGCTGGCGGAATGACGTTCGGAACCGATTGCGCTGGCGCGGCCGCGGTCACAAGTGCGTGTCGCGAAGCGACCACGCGCCCCCTGGTGGTCAAGCTGAGCCCGAACGTGACCGACATCGCTGAGATCGCTCGTGCGGTAGCGGACGCGGGGGCCGATGCGGTCTCGCTCATCAACACTCTCCTTGGCATGGCCGTGGACGTGGACACCTTCCGGCCCAAACTCGCCCGTGTCGTCGGTGGCCTGAGCGGCCCGGCGATCAAGCCGGTCGCCGTGCGCATGGTCTGGCAGGTT from Actinomycetota bacterium encodes:
- the carB gene encoding carbamoyl-phosphate synthase large subunit, which gives rise to MPRRDDIKKVLVIGAGPIIIGQACEFDYSGSQACKVLREDGYEVVLVNSNPATIMTDPGIAHRTYVEPVTPEFVAKIIERERPDALLPTLGGQTGLNCAVALAEAGVLDDFGVELIGAKLDAIKKGEDRKLFAEAMQRIGLDVPRSGYAYSVREAEDVVADLGYPVVVRPSYTLGGAGGGIAYNHDELRDIVAGGVALSPTGEVLVEESVLGWKEYEMEVMRDSSDNTVIICAIENFDAMGVHTGDSITVAPAQTLTDREYQAMRDASIAIMREIGVETGGSNVQFAINPVDGHMVVIEMNPRVSRSSALASKATGFPIAKFAAKLAVGYTLDEISNDITKKTPACFEPSIDYTVVKVPRWAFEKFKGTDETLTTRMKSVGEVMAIGRTFEEALGKAMRSLENGRLGLGADGKDSFDEHKFDIRLATPTEKRIYYIAEAFRRGRSVEDVHHLSHVDPWFLGRIEAMVVVERGLAGRALADISADEMRDAKQHGLSDPQIAHLTGSTEAEVRVRRLDLRVKATFKSVDTCAAEFEASTPYYYKTYETEDEVAPSERPKAMILGAGPNRIGQGIEFDYCCVHGAYELHDLGYETIMVNCNPETVSTDYDTSDRLYFEPLTFEDVMDICDAEKPAGVLVTFGGQTPLKLAHALEAAGVPILGTKPEAIDLAEDRRRFSAVLDGLGIKYPAAGTATSFEEAVEVAGRIGFPLLVRPSYVLGGRGMVIAYNEEYLERYMAEAVSVSPDHPVLLDRFLEGAVEVDVDAVCDEQTVYIGGVMEHIEEAGIHSGDSACCIPPFSLGEDTIEEIKGHARALALALGVCGLINIQFAVKDQAVYVLEVNPRASRTVPFVSKATGVPLAKVAARVVAGHKLAEMDLPDEGRELGRFCVKEAVMPFGRFPGADTVLGPEMKSTGEVMGVADDFPTAYAKSQLAIDYSLPRGGAAFVSVCDRDKRAIVPVVKQLHQLGFKILSTRGTAKTLRAAGIPVTEVLKKHEGRPNIVDAVVNDEVQLVINTPFGQETRSDGYHIRTAAVQHGVPNITTIPAATAVVQAIEAIKDGRLNAVALQDFQDVSP
- a CDS encoding dihydroorotate dehydrogenase electron transfer subunit; this translates as MNCDADHTGARPALEPALVVANDRVGTGVGLLVLETPRVAAHVRPGQFVHLRVARGRDFILRRPFSVHRVSGDRIEILYQVLGVGTREMATASPGAEMDLIGPLGRGWAVPERLEHALLVAGGLGAAPLGMLAEELATAGVAVTVALGAPTAVRLVAREVFERTARRVEVATEDGSSGEAGLVTKVTGRLLAADTFDVAYVCGPEAMQRAVAEQCSSAGVACQVSLERLMACGIGACLSCVVTTTTGLKRACADGPVFDAEEVLWDATEIPPRH
- a CDS encoding dihydroorotate dehydrogenase codes for the protein MTVDMRVRISSLELRNPVMTASGTFASGREYADFMDLGRLGALVTKGVSVEPWIGNASPRIAETASGMLNSIGLQNPGVEAFCARDLVWLGDIDVPLIVNVSGNTVAEYVGVIERLEAESRVDGYEVNISCPNVDAGGMTFGTDCAGAAAVTSACREATTRPLVVKLSPNVTDIAEIARAVADAGADAVSLINTLLGMAVDVDTFRPKLARVVGGLSGPAIKPVAVRMVWQVAGAVDIPVIGMGGIMTAEDAVEFLLAGACAVAVGTASFVDPTSAVRVIDGLVEFCHARGIDQVTDLVGALVVD